The Harpia harpyja isolate bHarHar1 chromosome 13, bHarHar1 primary haplotype, whole genome shotgun sequence genome contains a region encoding:
- the DOK2 gene encoding docking protein 2, with the protein MEEAVVKQGVLYLQLQQTFGKKWRKFWGVLYRESSCSTARLELFEGSAPPAAEKLRKGEGSKRLVKLSDCVHVAEASGDAGCPKETVPFLLETTDKRYLLAAEGTEAADWIQKLCELAFPRSREEQAAGKDGQQSSLGTDGEFSMEENSLYSSRGKAGLEQAFEVTVRATESSERCRLWGRCILRAGEEALELQHFQTLEILYSWPYHFLRRFGRDKVTFSFEAGRRCASGEGNFEFETRQGNEIFQAIESAINRHRCRGAEELRRGGPGDDASRPLGHAKMPSWAQGHEEPGGTKSSSLEPTWEGKVPKAKLAMSPGSCSGAGEPLGAFLPSRGADCSYAEPCNSLRRGNPPVLEKSRRQDAPAKEAAESEYAIPFDTIAKTFVARKFGKLVHHPGEVPDPFYNSIREAGGQVGKQPPRLPTVAKPDHIYDEPEGLSTHIVYDEPEEVKGEAWRLQAAPEEPTGHEYPFYNPQQDDYAVPKRPVPLRQPFLLQGKEWLGDTEYDNVALKFAKKRNLQ; encoded by the exons ATGGAGGAGGCGGTGGTGAAGCAGGGTGTGCTctacctccagctgcagcagacCTTCGGGAAG AAATGGAGGAAGTTCTGGGGTGTCTTATACCGGGAAAGCTCCTGTTCCACCGCCCGCCTGGAGCTCTTCGAGGGCTCGGCACCGCCGGCCGCCGAGAAGCTGCGGAAAGGCGAGGGCAGCAAGCGGCTGGTCAAGCTGAGCGACTGCGTGCACGTGGCGGAGGCGAGCGGCGATGCCGGCTGCCCCAAGGAGACCGTCCCTTTCCTGCTGGAGACCACCGACAAGCGGTACCTCCTGGCTGCTGAGGGCACCGAGGCGGCCGACTGGATCCAGAAGCTCTGCGAGCTGGCCTTCCCG aggagcagggaggagcaggcagcaggcaagGATGGTCAGCAGAGCTCGCTGGGCACCGACGGCGAGTTCTCCATGGAGGAAAACTCCCTCTACAGCTCCCGAGGCAAAG ccgGCTTGGAGCAGGCGTTCGAGGTGACGGTGAGGGCCACCGAGTCCTCCGAGCGCTGCCGGCTCTGGGGCCGGTGCATCCTGCGAGCCGGCGAGGAGGCACTGGAGCTGCAGCATTTCCAGACCTTGGAGATCCTCTACAGCTGGCCCTACCACTTCCTGCGACGCTTCGGACGGGATAAG GTGACCTTCTCCTTCGAGGCCGGCCGGCGCTGCGCATCCGGAGAAGGCAACTTTGAGTTTGAGACCAGGCAAGGCAACGAGATCTTCCAGGCGATCGAGTCGGCCATCAACAGGCATCGGTGCCGGGGGGCCGAGGAgctgcggcggggcggccccggggacgATGCCTCCCGGCCGCTCGGCCACGCCAAGATGCCCAGCTGGGCGCAGGGGCACGAGGAGCCCGGCGGCACCAAGTCCTCCTCGCTGGAGCCCACCTGGGAGGGGAAGGTACCAAAAGCCAAGCTGGCGATGTCCCCCGGCAGCTGCTCTGGGGCCGGGGAGCCGTTGGGTGCCTTCCTGCCCTCCCGCGGTGCCGACTGCTCCTACGCCGAGCCCTGCAACTCCCTCCGCCGGGGGAACCCCCCGGTGCTGGAGAAGAGCCGGAGGCAGGATGCTCCGGCCAAGGAGGCGGCCGAATCCGAGTATGCCATCCCTTTCGACACCATCGCCAAGACCTTTGTGGCTCGCAAGTTCGGCAAGCTGGTCCATCACCCCGGGGAGGTCCCCGACCCTTTCTACAACAGCATCAGGGAGGCAGGGGGGCAAGTGGGCAAGCAGCCCCCGCGGCTCCCCACCGTCGCCAAACCCGACCACATCTACGACGAGCCCGAGGGTCTGTCCACCCACATCGTCTACGACGAGCCCGAGGAGGTGAAGGGGGAGGCGTGGAGGCTGCAGGCGGCCCCGGAGGAGCCCACCGGGCACGAGTACCCCTTCTACAACCCGCAGCAGGATGACTACGCCGTGCCCAAGAGACCCGTCCCTCTCCGGCAACCCTTCCTCCTGCAGGGCAAGGAGTGGCTGGGGGACACCGAGTACGACAACGTGGCCCTCAAATTTGCAAAGAAgaggaacctgcagtga